Genomic segment of Enterobacteriaceae endosymbiont of Neohaemonia nigricornis:
GAATGTTCCTTTTCAAATGGAAATAGGTTCATTTACTAATGTAGTAACTAAACAAATATATCATGGTGATATTGCTAGATATATAGCTGGTGATCCTACTGCTGGAAAACTAGCTGGTGGTTTTTTATTTAAAATGTATGGATTACCAGGAGCTGCTATTGCTATATGGCATTCTGCTAAAAAAGAAAATAGAAAACATATTGGTAGTCTTATGTTATCTGCAGCTTTAACTTCTTTTTTAACAGGAATTACTGAACCTATTGAATTTTCTTTTATGTATATAGCACCATTATTATATTTAATACATATGATATTAGCTGGTTTAGCTTTTCCTATTTGTATATTATTACAAATGAAAAATGGCACAAGTTTTTCACATGGATTAATTGATTTTATTATTTTAAGTGGTCATAGCCACAGATTATGGTTGTTCCCTATTATAGGAATATTTTATTCTGTATTATATTATATAATATTTCGAATATGTATATATATATTTAATTTACAAACTCCAGGCAGAGAATATAATCAAGAAAAATTTAATAATAAAAAAAATATAATAAATAATTATGGTGAAAAATTAGTACAAGCTTTTGGAGGTAAAAAAAATATTATAAATTTAGATGCATGTATAACTAGATTACGTATTACTGTGCTTGATACAACAAAAGTAAACATATCAGAATTAAAAAAAATGGGTGCATTAGGTGTTATTATTTCTGGTAATGGTGTACAAGCTATTTTTGGCACTCAATCAGATAA
This window contains:
- the ptsG gene encoding PTS glucose transporter subunit IIBC translates to MFNNTFSYMQKIGKSLMLPVSVLPIAGILLGIGSANFYWLPTVISDILSKTGGSVFNNMPLIFAIGISLGFTQNNGVSALASVVSYGILTKTVEVIIPILLDGKIIQHNNIIQQHLTNTGVLGGIIAGAISAYMFNRFHNIKLVEYLGFFSGQRFVPIISGLTAIFIGLLLSFIWLPLGKIIQNFSYWAAYQNPILAFGIYGMVERALLPFGLHHIWNVPFQMEIGSFTNVVTKQIYHGDIARYIAGDPTAGKLAGGFLFKMYGLPGAAIAIWHSAKKENRKHIGSLMLSAALTSFLTGITEPIEFSFMYIAPLLYLIHMILAGLAFPICILLQMKNGTSFSHGLIDFIILSGHSHRLWLFPIIGIFYSVLYYIIFRICIYIFNLQTPGREYNQEKFNNKKNIINNYGEKLVQAFGGKKNIINLDACITRLRITVLDTTKVNISELKKMGALGVIISGNGVQAIFGTQSDNLKTDMHKFLQKKD